In a single window of the Papaver somniferum cultivar HN1 chromosome 8, ASM357369v1, whole genome shotgun sequence genome:
- the LOC113302694 gene encoding sialidase-like isoform X2 — protein MGDSACIMQTFSSETHHDTKEGNPMRALGESISFGRYMTEPLDWERWSSFNNNRHLEEVEKYSRPGSVAQKKAYFEAHYKAIAERKAAAAAAAAEEAASLAANKDVLEPEEQSSGMSSGGDMDPELDELCNDVVVDDAEVFNADVGCDVDANVCNSGYESCSFETSKVEEVEPVIKEEILVEDYKQIESPNQHEDVNTKRNDIGVEICIVKHIDKSPLEESIPAIQELSKSATEGKPAASPFSSKALKNPSSAARPNTPVNAQSPSTSSYSRRPSNPVLPQRPSTPVQRPRPIAPVQHLRPTTPVQSRRPSTPVQSRKPSIPVQPLRPSTPVQSRKPSIPVQPLRPSTPIQSRKPSIPVQPLRPSTPVQSRKPSIPVQPLRPSTPVQRLAPGQPMRPNAPVQPRRPSTPVQPRRPSTPVQPRRPSTPVQPRRENNATPNNKNSARDAMDKNISTPISLHMSINFTPSPSRSGEISKLSSPILYKNRDSRVASIPNNTSKDCSTPLRPPSRASASMNGVPKPRPVTPQFGSKRFQVPPLGNTAPASRKLDVNCRSVSIKSKAPLGNKAPASRKLDVKWQSLTIEHPSSSSSSSSSRNKAWSPVASSSFNFRTDERAAKRKEYFQKLEEKFNAKEAQKMQLEAKSKEKDDNEVRKLRQSLSFKAKPMPNFRQDQQRVLRTWNFGA, from the exons ATGGGTGATTCAGCTTGTATCATGCAAACATTCTCTTCTGAAACTCACCATGATACTAAAGAG GGGAACCCAATGCGTGCtctcggagaatcaatctcgttTGGGAGGTATATGACGGAGCCTCTAGATTGGGAGAGATGGtcttcttttaacaataataggCACTTAGAGGAAGTTGAGAAGTATTCTAGACCGGGGTCTGTTGCTCAAAAGAAGGCTTATTTTGAAGCACATTACAAGGCAATTGCTGAAAGGAAggctgcagcagcagctgctgccGCGGAGGAGGCGGCTTCTTTGGCTGCCAATAAAGATGTCCTTGAACCGGAAGAACAAAGCAGTGGGATGAGTAGTGGTGGTGATATGGATCCGGAGCTAGATGAATTGTGTAATGATGTGGTTGTTGATGACGCAGAGGTGTTCAATGCTGATGTTGGGTGTGACGTTGATGCTAATGTATGCAACTCTGGTTATGAAAGTTGTAGCTTCGAGACATCGAAAGTGGAAGAAGTGGAACCTGTAATTAAAGAGGAGATTCTTGTGGAGGATTATAAGCAGATTGAGTCACCAAACCAGCATGAAGATGTGAATACCAAGAGGAATGATATCGGGGTAGAGATTTGTATAGTGAAGCATATTGATAAGTCACCATTAGAG GAGAGTATCCCTGCCATACAGGAGCTTTCAAAGTCGGCAACCGAAGGAAAACCAGCGGCCTCTCCATTTTCCAGCAAAGCATTGAAAAACCCATCCTCAGCTGCTAGACCCAACACTCCTGTTAACGCTCAGAGTCCCAGCACTTCTTCCTACTCGAGGAGACCAAGCAATCCTGTTCTCCCCCAGAGACCAAGCACTCCTGTTCAACGCCCGAGACCAATTGCTCCTGTGCAACATCTCAGACCAACCACTCCAGTTCAATCTCGCAGACCAAGCACTCCTGTTCAATCTCGCAAGCCAAGCATTCCCGTTCAACCTCTGAGACCAAGCACTCCCGTTCAATCTCGCAAGCCAAGCATTCCCGTTCAACCTCTGAGACCAAGCACTCCCATTCAATCTCGTAAACCAAGCATTCCCGTTCAACCTCTAAGACCAAGCACTCCCGTTCAATCTCGCAAACCAAGCATTCCCGTTCAACCTCTGAGACCAAGCACTCCTGTTCAACGTCTGGCTCCTGGTCAACCTATGAGACCAAATGCTCCTGTTCAACCCCGCAGACCAAGCACTCCTGTTCAACCCCGCAGACCAAGCACTCCTGTTCAACCCCGAAGACCAAGCACTCCTGTTCAACCTAGAAGGGAAAACAATGCCACTCCAAACAATAAGAATTCTGCAAGAGATGCCATGGATAAAAATATATCAACTCCAATATCACTTCATATGTCAATCAATTTTACACCTTCCCCAAGTCGTTCTGGTGAAATCAGTAAACTGTCTTCGCCCATTCTTTACAAGAATCGAGACTCCAGAGTTGCTTCAATTCCGAATAACACATCCAAGGACTGCTCGACTCCTCTCAGACCTCCATCTAGG GCCTCTGCGAGCATGAATGGAGTTCCGAAACCTCGTCCAGTAACACCTCAATTTGGGAGTAAAAG GTTCCAAGTGCCACCCCTTGGAAACACAGCTCCTGCGAGCAGAAAATTGGATGTGAATTGTCGATCCGTCTCGAtaaa GTCTAAAGCACCGCTTGGAAACAAAGCTCCTGCAAGCAGAAAACTGGATGTGAAATGGCAATCTCTCACTATAGA GCATCCAAGTTCTTCAAGTTCTTCGAGTTCATCCAGGAATAAAGCTTGGTCCCCTGTTGCCTCCTCTTCCTTTAACTTCAGGACTGATGAAAGAGCTGCAAAACGGAAGGAG TACTTTCAGAAGCTTGAAGAGAAATTCAATGCCAAGGAGGCACAGAAAATGCAGCTTGAAGCGAAGTCTAAG
- the LOC113302694 gene encoding sialidase-like isoform X1: MGDSACIMQTFSSETHHDTKEGNPMRALGESISFGRYMTEPLDWERWSSFNNNRHLEEVEKYSRPGSVAQKKAYFEAHYKAIAERKAAAAAAAAEEAASLAANKDVLEPEEQSSGMSSGGDMDPELDELCNDVVVDDAEVFNADVGCDVDANVCNSGYESCSFETSKVEEVEPVIKEEILVEDYKQIESPNQHEDVNTKRNDIGVEICIVKHIDKSPLEESIPAIQELSKSATEGKPAASPFSSKALKNPSSAARPNTPVNAQSPSTSSYSRRPSNPVLPQRPSTPVQRPRPIAPVQHLRPTTPVQSRRPSTPVQSRKPSIPVQPLRPSTPVQSRKPSIPVQPLRPSTPIQSRKPSIPVQPLRPSTPVQSRKPSIPVQPLRPSTPVQRLAPGQPMRPNAPVQPRRPSTPVQPRRPSTPVQPRRPSTPVQPRRENNATPNNKNSARDAMDKNISTPISLHMSINFTPSPSRSGEISKLSSPILYKNRDSRVASIPNNTSKDCSTPLRPPSRASASMNGVPKPRPVTPQFGSKRFQVPPLGNTAPASRKLDVNCRSVSIKSKAPLGNKAPASRKLDVKWQSLTIESKTPTSPASTKIDVKCQSLCIEHPSSSSSSSSSRNKAWSPVASSSFNFRTDERAAKRKEYFQKLEEKFNAKEAQKMQLEAKSKEKDDNEVRKLRQSLSFKAKPMPNFRQDQQRVLRTWNFGA, from the exons ATGGGTGATTCAGCTTGTATCATGCAAACATTCTCTTCTGAAACTCACCATGATACTAAAGAG GGGAACCCAATGCGTGCtctcggagaatcaatctcgttTGGGAGGTATATGACGGAGCCTCTAGATTGGGAGAGATGGtcttcttttaacaataataggCACTTAGAGGAAGTTGAGAAGTATTCTAGACCGGGGTCTGTTGCTCAAAAGAAGGCTTATTTTGAAGCACATTACAAGGCAATTGCTGAAAGGAAggctgcagcagcagctgctgccGCGGAGGAGGCGGCTTCTTTGGCTGCCAATAAAGATGTCCTTGAACCGGAAGAACAAAGCAGTGGGATGAGTAGTGGTGGTGATATGGATCCGGAGCTAGATGAATTGTGTAATGATGTGGTTGTTGATGACGCAGAGGTGTTCAATGCTGATGTTGGGTGTGACGTTGATGCTAATGTATGCAACTCTGGTTATGAAAGTTGTAGCTTCGAGACATCGAAAGTGGAAGAAGTGGAACCTGTAATTAAAGAGGAGATTCTTGTGGAGGATTATAAGCAGATTGAGTCACCAAACCAGCATGAAGATGTGAATACCAAGAGGAATGATATCGGGGTAGAGATTTGTATAGTGAAGCATATTGATAAGTCACCATTAGAG GAGAGTATCCCTGCCATACAGGAGCTTTCAAAGTCGGCAACCGAAGGAAAACCAGCGGCCTCTCCATTTTCCAGCAAAGCATTGAAAAACCCATCCTCAGCTGCTAGACCCAACACTCCTGTTAACGCTCAGAGTCCCAGCACTTCTTCCTACTCGAGGAGACCAAGCAATCCTGTTCTCCCCCAGAGACCAAGCACTCCTGTTCAACGCCCGAGACCAATTGCTCCTGTGCAACATCTCAGACCAACCACTCCAGTTCAATCTCGCAGACCAAGCACTCCTGTTCAATCTCGCAAGCCAAGCATTCCCGTTCAACCTCTGAGACCAAGCACTCCCGTTCAATCTCGCAAGCCAAGCATTCCCGTTCAACCTCTGAGACCAAGCACTCCCATTCAATCTCGTAAACCAAGCATTCCCGTTCAACCTCTAAGACCAAGCACTCCCGTTCAATCTCGCAAACCAAGCATTCCCGTTCAACCTCTGAGACCAAGCACTCCTGTTCAACGTCTGGCTCCTGGTCAACCTATGAGACCAAATGCTCCTGTTCAACCCCGCAGACCAAGCACTCCTGTTCAACCCCGCAGACCAAGCACTCCTGTTCAACCCCGAAGACCAAGCACTCCTGTTCAACCTAGAAGGGAAAACAATGCCACTCCAAACAATAAGAATTCTGCAAGAGATGCCATGGATAAAAATATATCAACTCCAATATCACTTCATATGTCAATCAATTTTACACCTTCCCCAAGTCGTTCTGGTGAAATCAGTAAACTGTCTTCGCCCATTCTTTACAAGAATCGAGACTCCAGAGTTGCTTCAATTCCGAATAACACATCCAAGGACTGCTCGACTCCTCTCAGACCTCCATCTAGG GCCTCTGCGAGCATGAATGGAGTTCCGAAACCTCGTCCAGTAACACCTCAATTTGGGAGTAAAAG GTTCCAAGTGCCACCCCTTGGAAACACAGCTCCTGCGAGCAGAAAATTGGATGTGAATTGTCGATCCGTCTCGAtaaa GTCTAAAGCACCGCTTGGAAACAAAGCTCCTGCAAGCAGAAAACTGGATGTGAAATGGCAATCTCTCACTATAGA GTCTAAAACACCCACATCCCCTGCAAGCACCAAAATAGATGTGAAATGTCAATCCCTTTGTATAGA GCATCCAAGTTCTTCAAGTTCTTCGAGTTCATCCAGGAATAAAGCTTGGTCCCCTGTTGCCTCCTCTTCCTTTAACTTCAGGACTGATGAAAGAGCTGCAAAACGGAAGGAG TACTTTCAGAAGCTTGAAGAGAAATTCAATGCCAAGGAGGCACAGAAAATGCAGCTTGAAGCGAAGTCTAAG